From Panicum hallii strain FIL2 chromosome 2, PHallii_v3.1, whole genome shotgun sequence, a single genomic window includes:
- the LOC112882175 gene encoding uncharacterized protein LOC112882175 has translation MDLDASPAINFSKDPNAESCCICGEEEEEEEATELTCPYNYLAPASYAPRRARAAAWRESRSALSEHRWYLRRFVRVNNLPGSCRPAELAGLFAEFGPLRMWHVAMDAPGACKGFACLVFEHREHAEEAIDRLNC, from the coding sequence ATGGATCTGGACGCGAGCCCTGCCATCAACTTCTCGAAGGACCCGAACGCCGAGTCCTGCTGCATctgcggcgaggaggaggaggaggaggaggcgacggAGCTGACGTGCCCCTACAACTACCTCGCCCCTGCCTCGTACGCTCCCCGCCGGGCGAGAGCTGCCGCCTGGAGGGAGTCCAGGAGCGCGCTGTCCGAGCACCGCTGGTACTTGCGGCGCTTCGTGCGCGTGAACAACCTACCGGGGAGCTGCCGTCCGGCGGAACTCGCCGGGCTGTTCGCCGAGTTCGGGCCGCTGCGGATGTGGCACGTCGCCATGGACGCCCCCGGAGCGTGCAAGGGATTCGCCTGCCTCGTCTTCGAGCACCGAGAGCATGCGGAGGAAGCTATCGATAGGCTCAATTGCTAA
- the LOC112882174 gene encoding pentatricopeptide repeat-containing protein At2g36980, mitochondrial-like, whose product MPRRDAVAWNAMLTAYARAGRPRDALALFARAPAPDAFSLTAALAAAAALRCHAAGAQLHARLLRLGLRAPLPVGNALVAMYAKCARAHDAERAFREMHDRNALSWCSLLHAYVASGHLRLAQELFDEMPSRNNVAWNTLLMGYSRSGNARQCLILFNKMQMAGLTCDDATLCILVDACTKLAHPSTGFAVHKIVVQNGWNSMAEVSNSLISLYTKFSLLDDAVRIFGSMEVRTIVSWNSLIDAYMKLGYMEQAASLFQSVPETNVISWTAMIGGLARNGCADEALTLFVEMLAHDHIHPDDFTFGAVLHACATSVSLASGRTVHCRVFQTGFASYLYVANSLMDMYAKCGDVESASNVFNGIFGKDLISWNTMLFGFAINGWANEALMVYKSMKSHEVCPDEVTFSGLLTACSHSGLLEQGKMFFESMVSVHGIQPKPEHLSCILDMYARSGNISKAIEILNHCSETVQTRSSDIHEALLSACSSEHLNASVARKVVKDMVRTEPARDAGYIMLSNLFCASGQWSEAERVRRAMAEHGVKKSPGCSWIEVKGAVRVFLSGAQDPDHAGFGCDVLRLLDWEMRNITHCDVQSS is encoded by the coding sequence ATGCCGCGGCGCGACGCGGTGGCCTGGAACGCGATGCTCACCGCCTACGCCCGCGCCGGCCGGCCCCGCGACGCGCTCGCTCTCttcgcccgcgcgcccgcgcccgacGCGTTCTCGCTcaccgccgcgctcgccgcggcTGCGGCGCTCCGGTGCCACGCCGCCGGCGCGCAGCTTCACGCCCGGCTCCTCCGTCTCGGCCTGCGGGCGCCGCTCCCCGTGGGCAACGCGCTCGTCGCCATGTACGCCAAGTGCGCCCGCGCCCACGACGCTGAGCGCGCCTTCCGGGAGATGCACGACCGCAATGCGCTGTCCTGGTGCTCGCTCCTGCACGCATATGTCGCTTCAGGCCACTTGAGGCTCGCGCAGGAGCTGTTTGATGAAATGCCTAGCAGAAACAACGTCGCCTGGAACACGTTGCTTATGGGGTATTCACGCAGTGGCAATGCCAGACAGTGCCTGATTCTCTTCAACAAGATGCAGATGGCGGGGCTTACCTGTGATGATGCAACACTCTGCATTCTTGTTGATGCTTGCACCAAGCTAGCCCACCCATCTACTGGCTTTGCAGTTCACAAGATTGTAGTGCAGAATGGCTGGAATTCAATGGCCGAGGTCAGTAACTCCCTGATTTCCTTGTACACTAAGTTCAGCTTGCTTGATGACGCCGTGCGAATTTTTGGGTCCATGGAGGTGCGGACAATAGTGTCGTGGAATTCACTGATTGATGCTTACATGAAGCTTGGCTACATGGAGCAAGCTGCTTCTCTCTTTCAAAGTGTACCTGAGACAAATGTCATCTCATGGACTGCAATGATTGGAGGCCTTGCAAGGAACGGCTGTGCTGATGAAGCCCTCACGCTATTTGTCGAGATGTTGGCACATGATCATATTCATCCAGACGACTTCACATTTGGGGCTGTGCTTCACGCTTGTGCTACTTCTGTGTCTCTTGCAAGTGGAAGGACGGTCCATTGTAGAGTGTTCCAAACTGGGTTTGCATCCTACCTGTATGTAGCCAACAGCTTGATGGACATGTATGCCAAGTGCGGGGATGTGGAGAGTGCAAGCAATGTCTTCAATGGCATCTTTGGCAAGGACCTGATCTCATGGAACACGATGTTGTTCGGATTCGCAATAAATGGATGGGCCAACGAAGCACTCATGGTGTATAAAAGCATGAAATCCCATGAAGTCTGCCCCGATGAGGTGACATTTTCAGGCTTGCTCACAGCCTGTAGCCACTCTGGCCTTCTGGAGCAAGGGAAAATGTTCTTCGAGTCGATGGTGTCTGTTCATGGAATTCAACCAAAGCCAGAGCATCTGTCTTGCATTCTTGACATGTATGCAAGATCAGGAAACATTTCAAAGGCTATTGAGATACTGAATCATTGTTCAGAAACGGTTCAGACACGCAGCAGCGACATACATGAAGCTCTGCTTAGCGCATGCTCGTCGGAGCACTTGAATGCCAGTGTTGCAAGGAAGGTGGTGAAAGACATGGTGAGGACCGAACCTGCAAGAGATGCAGGCTATATCATGCTGTCCAACTTGTTCTGCGCCAGTGGGCAATGGAGCGAGGCCGAGAGGGTGAGAAGAGCAATGGCTGAGCACGGCGTCAAGAAGTCCCCTGGTTGCAGCTGGATCGAGGTGAAAGGTGCTGTTAGGGTATTTCTATCAGGTGCGCAAGATCCTGATCATGCAGGTTTTGGATGCGATGTTCTTCGCTTATTAGATTGGGAGATGAGAAACATCACGCATTGTGACGTGCAGTCATCATAG
- the LOC112882996 gene encoding probable 1-acylglycerol-3-phosphate O-acyltransferase has protein sequence MRRAAVATTARMAAEEMRRASASAAAAAATAEAAPAQAGSRWARVWPPALRWIPTSTDRIIAAEKRLLSIVKTGYVQEQVNVGSAPPGSKVRWFRSASDEPRFINTVTFDSKENAPTLVMVHGYGASQGFFFRNFDALASRFRVIAIDQLGWGGSSRPDFTCKSTEETEAWFIDSFEEWRKAKNLSNFILLGHSFGGYVAAKYALKHPEHVQHLILVGPAGFSSETEHSSEWLTKFRATWKGMLINHLWESNFTPQRIVRGLGPWGPGLVQRYTSARFGTSSTGELLTDQESALLTDYIYHTLAAKASGELCMKYIFSFGAFARKPLLQCASDWKVPTTFIYGQQDWMNYQGAQQARKDMKVPCEIIRVPQGGHFVFIDNPSGFHSAVLYACRNILSGDGEKGFTLPDGLISA, from the exons ATGCGCCGCGCTGCCGTCGCGAcgacggccaggatggcggccGAGGAGATGAGACGGGCCTcggcctccgcggcggcggcggccgccacggcggaggcggcgccggcgcaggCGGGGTCGAGGTGGGCGCGGGTGTGGCCGCCCGCGCTCCGGTGGATCCCCACCTCCACCGACCGCATCATCGCCGCCGAGAAGCGGCTCCTCTCCATAGTCAA AACTGGATATGTCCAGGAACAAGTCAACGTTGGCTCAGCTCCACCTGGGTCAAAAGTAAGATGGTTTAGATCAGCAAGTGATGAACCAAGGTTCATCAATACTGTAACATTTGATAGCAAGGAGAACGCCCCCACCCTTGTTATGGTCCATGGCTACGGGGCTTCTCAGGGGTTCTTCTTTCGAAACTTTGATGCCCTTGCAAGCCGTTTTAGGGTGATTGCCATTGATCAGCTTGG CTGGGGTGGTTCAAGCAGACCTGACTTCACCTGTAAAAGTACCGAAG AAACTGAGGCATGGTTCATAGATTCTTTTGAGGAGTGGCGCAAGGCCAAGAACCTCAGTAATTTTATATTGCTTGGTCATTCTTTTGGAGGATATGTTGCGGCAAAGTATGCCCTAAAG CACCCTGAACATGTGCAGCACTTGATTTTGGTTGGTCCTGCTGGCTTCTCGTCAGAAACAGAGCATAGCTCTGAGTGGTTAACAAAGTTTCGAGCAACATGGAAAGGCATGCTAATCAATCATCTTTGGGAGTCCAATTTTACTCCTCAAAGAATTGTTAG AGGACTGGGTCCTTGGGGTCCAGGTCTAGTACAAAGATATACCAGTGCCCGGTTTGGTACAAGTTCGACTGGTGAATTGCTAACAGATCAAGAATCTGCATTGCTGACAG ATTATATTTACCATACCTTAGCCGCCAAAGCTAGTGGAGAGCTGTGCATGAAATACATATTTTCCTTTGGGGCATTTGCAAGGAAACCTCTTCTGCAGTG CGCATCCGATTGGAAAGTGCCGACTACTTTCATATACGGGCAGCAAGATTGGATGAACTACCAAGGGGCGCAGCAAGCGCGGAAGGACATGAAAGTTCCTTGTGAAATAATCAGAGTCCCGCAG GGGGGTCATTTCGTGTTTATAGACAACCCTTCGGGGTTCCACTCGGCTGTGTTGTATGCCTGTCGTAATATTTTATCAGGAGATGGAGAGAAGGGCTTCACTCTTCCTGATggcttaatatctgcatga
- the LOC112883098 gene encoding uncharacterized protein LOC112883098 isoform X1, with protein MVPPGDGARGRLRARRVAAGAQRPGAPSLRAGGGPGRALAAHRPDAPGSGGGPAVVRQAGRAEPLAGAAGRSAAPGRVPGVVLPAPADAAPVLRQGAGPAPAGPPHGRPRGARRQQRRRPDTDKPGRGGHQPPVPKRALLLPVPNRRRRRGGTSQHQGSRRSAGTVATRSSSSSAPTWQAPVALVAPSGSRRDQLDAAHTLQLLHACSLAHHLDLELVMPDEMSRLLYWLGPAEQGACGDLIRRVPQLPNVSALSLRIRWGFGGGIAPSLASLLSRTPGLTRLRMDASPYCFAVSVLYVLPSFHALPPPSILRIDDDGDMH; from the exons ATGGTACCGCCAGGCGATGGAGCGCGCGGTCGGCTCCGTGCGCGTCGCGTCGCCGCGGGCGCTCAACGGCCTGGAGCTCCCTCCCTGCGCGCGGGCGGGGGCCCTGGCCGTGCGCTCGCCGCGCACCGTCCTGACGCTCCCGGATCCGGCGGCGGACCTGCCGTCGTTCGGCAGGCTGGCCGAGCTGAGCCTCTCGCTGGTGCAGCTGGGCGGAGCGCGGCCCCTGGGCGAGTTCCTGGCGTCGTGCTGCCCGCGCCTGCGGACGCTGCGCCTGTGCTCCGTCAGGGGGCCGGCCCTGCGCCGGCTGGCCCTCCGCACGGACGCCCTCGAGGTGCTCGACGTCAGCAACGTCGACGACCTGACACTGACAAGCCTGGACGTGGCGGCCACCAACCTCCGGTGCCTAAGCGTGCGCTCCTGCTTCCGGTCCCcaaccggcggcggaggcgaggtGGCACGTCTCAGCACCAAGGATCGAGGCGGTCCGCTGGTACCGTAGCTACCCGGAGCAGCTCATCTTCCGCTCCGACCTGGCAAGCGCCCGTCGCCTTGGTGGCCCCCTCAGGCTCCCGGCGCGACCAGTTGGACGCCGCTCACACCCTGCAGCTCCTGCACGCCTGCTCCCTCGCCCACCACCTCGACCTGGAGCTCGTGATGCCGGACGAGATGAGTCGTCTCCTCTACTGGCTAGGACCAGCAGAG CAGGGCGCGTGCGGGGACTTGATCCGGCGCGTCCCGCAGCTGCCTAATGTCAGCGCTCTCTCGCTGAGGATCAGGTGGGGGTTCGGCGGCGGCATCGCGCCGAGCCTGGCCTCCCTCCTCTCCAGAACGCCGGGCTTGACGAGGCTTCGCATGGATGCGAGCCCCTACTGCTTCGCTGTCTCTGTATTGTACGTTCTTCCATCGTTCCATGCACTTCCTCCACCTTCGATCTTACGCATCGACGACGATGGCGATATGCATTGA
- the LOC112883098 gene encoding uncharacterized protein LOC112883098 isoform X2 — translation MQGGRKPRTVLGGRPRSAQQPPRRPDRAHPLPAADPASRAHVPAVAAVEAGVGTRHRPDLSVRDCARRGRGARFRALATGALLRFPTPGIPSVSVEINRSAYNADEWYRQAMERAVGSVRVASPRALNGLELPPCARAGALAVRSPRTVLTLPDPAADLPSFGRLAELSLSLVQLGGARPLGEFLASCCPRLRTLRLCSVRGPALRRLALRTDALEVLDVSNVDDLTLTSLDVAATNLRCLSVRSCFRSPTGGGGEVARLSTKDRGGPLVP, via the coding sequence ATGCAAGGCGGACGGAAGCCCAGGACCGTGCTCGGCGGCCGGCCGCGATCGGCTCAGCAGCCTCCCCGACGACCTGATCGGGCGCATCCTCTCCCTGCTGCCGACCCCGCAAGCCGTGCTCACGTCCCAGCTGtcgcggcggtggaggcgggcgTGGGCACACGTCACCGCCCTGACCTGTCCGTCCGGGactgcgcgcggcgcggcaggggggCCCGGTTCCGCGCCCTCGCCACGGGGGCCCTCCTCCGGTTCCCGACACCCGGCATcccctcggtctccgtcgagaTCAACCGCAGCGCCTACAACGCCGACGAATGGTACCGCCAGGCGATGGAGCGCGCGGTCGGCTCCGTGCGCGTCGCGTCGCCGCGGGCGCTCAACGGCCTGGAGCTCCCTCCCTGCGCGCGGGCGGGGGCCCTGGCCGTGCGCTCGCCGCGCACCGTCCTGACGCTCCCGGATCCGGCGGCGGACCTGCCGTCGTTCGGCAGGCTGGCCGAGCTGAGCCTCTCGCTGGTGCAGCTGGGCGGAGCGCGGCCCCTGGGCGAGTTCCTGGCGTCGTGCTGCCCGCGCCTGCGGACGCTGCGCCTGTGCTCCGTCAGGGGGCCGGCCCTGCGCCGGCTGGCCCTCCGCACGGACGCCCTCGAGGTGCTCGACGTCAGCAACGTCGACGACCTGACACTGACAAGCCTGGACGTGGCGGCCACCAACCTCCGGTGCCTAAGCGTGCGCTCCTGCTTCCGGTCCCcaaccggcggcggaggcgaggtGGCACGTCTCAGCACCAAGGATCGAGGCGGTCCGCTGGTACCGTAG
- the LOC112881996 gene encoding DNA polymerase delta subunit 4-like isoform X1 encodes MIVLSCFLPSVVPDPQIYCLALRAEELANMASSGMKDFYRQKKKGGVTKAASSSNKKTKQYTGGASVGAPDTAQTSALVSHGSWDLKDDFGEQEEQLRQFDMDMKFGPCIGVTRLQRWERASAMGLQPPAHLRDLLLRVPSTKNRSDPCVECLWEGKV; translated from the exons ATGATTGTGCTTTCTTGTTTCCTGCCTTCTGTTGTTCCAGATCCTCAAATCTACTGTCTAGCATTAAG GGCTGAAGAATTGGCAAACATGGCATCTAGTGGCATGAAAGACTTTTACCGGCAGAAAAAGAAAGGAGGTGTGACCAAGGCGGCATCATCTTCCAATAAGAAAACAAAGCAGTACACTGGAGGGGCCTCTGTCGGGGCCCCAGATACTGCTCAGACATCAGCACTAGTTTCTCATGGCTCCTGGGATCTCAAAG ATGATTTTGGTGAGCAAGAGGAGCAGCTGCGACAATTCGACATGGACATGAAGTTTGGCCCATGTATTGGTGTCACCCGGCTCCAGCGCTGGGAGCGCGCTTCTGCCATGGGCCTCCAGCCACCAGCCCATCTCCGGGATCTCTTGCTGCGTGTTCCATCAACAAAGAATCGCAGTGATCCCTGTGTCGAGTGCCTCTGGGAGGGTAAAGTCTAG
- the LOC112881996 gene encoding DNA polymerase delta subunit 4-like isoform X2, translating to MASSGMKDFYRQKKKGGVTKAASSSNKKTKQYTGGASVGAPDTAQTSALVSHGSWDLKDDFGEQEEQLRQFDMDMKFGPCIGVTRLQRWERASAMGLQPPAHLRDLLLRVPSTKNRSDPCVECLWEGKV from the exons ATGGCATCTAGTGGCATGAAAGACTTTTACCGGCAGAAAAAGAAAGGAGGTGTGACCAAGGCGGCATCATCTTCCAATAAGAAAACAAAGCAGTACACTGGAGGGGCCTCTGTCGGGGCCCCAGATACTGCTCAGACATCAGCACTAGTTTCTCATGGCTCCTGGGATCTCAAAG ATGATTTTGGTGAGCAAGAGGAGCAGCTGCGACAATTCGACATGGACATGAAGTTTGGCCCATGTATTGGTGTCACCCGGCTCCAGCGCTGGGAGCGCGCTTCTGCCATGGGCCTCCAGCCACCAGCCCATCTCCGGGATCTCTTGCTGCGTGTTCCATCAACAAAGAATCGCAGTGATCCCTGTGTCGAGTGCCTCTGGGAGGGTAAAGTCTAG